The segment TATTTTTGATATTAATAGCTATGATCCTATTATTCAACGAATTTTTGAAGATCAATTAAACTGCCGATTAGAAGATGGCTACCTTGACATTATTAATGATTTGGAATCGTTCGAGCAGCTTTCTGAAAAGTCACAGGCATATATATTGCAATTGGTAGCGAACCTAATGGCTCGTTCCGACTACTGGCGTAAGATCATTAGCGCACTCTGCGACAGCCCGAATAAGCCGCGATTCCTTAAGTTTTTGACGGGGCATCACTGCCGGAACGAGCAGGAATACAAGAACATTCACGAGCAGCCCTTTTATAAAATGTTAATGCAGGATGCATCTGATAAAGCCGTTAATCGGGTTTTGCTTTTTTTCATGGACCACTTAATGCTGCGATTATGGAATTATGAGATTGTTATTGTTCAGTCGCAGGAAGATAAACCTTGGTTCACCAGCACAAACCCAGTTGTTGTGAACCATCAGGTTCGTCACTTTGAGTTGTTTCCCTCAAGCAGCGAATTTTACTTACCACTTTCACCGAAGTACCTTGCTTATTTGCATTATCCTGGCTCAGATGATAAAGCTAATCCTCTTCGTGCATTACCAGCTAATTGCATTCATGTTGCATCGGATGATCAAAACTGGGATATACAACAACTGATTATGCGTAATCAGGCAGAATATGTGATAATCGCGGGGGAGCTTACGTATCGTGTAGATAAATAGGTCGATTCACATTAGAAACTTCTAATCTGCCACCAACTTTCTACTAATCCCGCCTACCGACGTTTGCCCAACTCAACGGGATAAACGCATCGACATGAGGGCGACCTACTTCTCCATTTTTCTGGCTTATCTGCTGAGTGCGTGGTTCATCCCCACCACCCGGCTGATCGCCCAACCCGCGCCCGCCGACTCTGTACTAACGCTGGCCCGTGCGCTGGAGTTGGCCGCGCAAACCTACCCCTCCATCCGGGGCAAACGAGCCGAAATTGAAGCAACCCGTGCCGATCTGGAAGCGCGTCGGGCGAGTTTTTTGCCCGCCGGGGCCGTACAGACGCAAGCCCTTTACGGTACGTCAAACAACGTGCGCGGGGCCACCTTTCCCAACGAAGGCACCACCAACAACGTCGCCAGTGGGATCAAGCCCAACGGACCCACCGCCGATGCTGTATGGACCAGCTTAGGGTCGCTCAACGTGAATTGGCGGGCCATCACGTTCGGGCGTAACAAAGCCGATTTGGCCGTCGCTCAATCCGCTATTTCACGGGCCGAGGCCGATTACCGGCAGGAGATGTTCGTCCAGCAGGTGCGGACGGCTGATACGTACCTGATGGCCCTCATCCTCGACCAGGCTGTGCGGGTGCAGCAGGCTAATCTGAGCAGAGTGCAGGCGTTTCGGCAGGTGATGCAGGCCAACACCCGGTCGGGCCTACGCCCCGGCGTGGACAGTGCTCTGGCCGATGCCGAATTGGCAAAGGCCCGCCTGCTGCTGCTCGACAGCCATCGCATGGCCCAGCAGCAGCGCGTCTTGCTGGGTCAACTGACGGGTCTGCCACCCAGTGCACAACGCCTGGACACGACTACGTTCAGGCAGCCTACGATGCCCATTTTAACGTACCCGGCCAACACCTTGTTAAGCCACCCCACGCTGACCTACTTCCAGCGGCAACTGGATGTCGATCAGGCGCAGATCCTCTCCATTCGTAAGTCAATATTGCCTGCCCTCTCGCTTAATGGCTCATTTTGGGCGCGGGGATCGGGGATTGCCGACAACCTGTCGCCAGAGGGTAATTTTGTCTATAACCCCTCGTTGGGGGCGGGTCTGCCGTTTCGGGTTGCCAACTACTTCGTTGGCCTGAGTACCGTCTGGCGGTTCACCGACTGGTTTCGCATTCGGCAGGAGACCAAAGCCCAGACACTACGTACCCTGGCCGATCAATCGCGCTACGACGAGCAACTGCTGGCCCTGCGCGCTCAGCAACAAACCGCCGATCTTCAGATACAGACCGCCCAGGAAGCCGCCCGGCAATCGCCCGTCCAATTGGCTGCGGCACAGGCGGCTTATGGGCAAGCGCAAGCCCGCTATGGTGCGGGGTTGGCAAATTTATACGAGTTCACGCAGGCGTTCACGCTGCTCAACCGGGCCGAAATTGACCAATCCGTTGCCATTAACAACGTCTGGCGGGCCTACCTGCTCAAAGCCGCTGCTGAGGGCGACATGGCCCCTTTCCTTCAACTGACTACCCGTTAACCCCCGCTTCGGATGAACAAACTGATTGCGTCCGCCCTCTCCAAACCCGTGACCATCGTGGTAGTGGTATTGGGTCTGCTGGTCTTCTCGATCATGGCCGTGCTGAACATCCCGGTCGATATTTTCCCTAAGCTCAACGCGCCGACCATCTACATCGCCCAGGCCTACGGCGGCATGATGCCCGCGCAGATGGAAGGCTTCATGGCGACTCGCTACCAGAACCAGATGCTCTACGTGTCGGGCGTGAAAGACGTTGACGTGAAGAACGTGCAGGGCCTGACGCTGGTGAAGTGTTCCTTTTACGAAAGTACCAACATGGCGCAGGCTGCCGGGGAAGTCGCTAATCAGGTCAGCCGGGTTATGGCTTACTTGCCGCCTGGTTCGCAGCCGCCCGTGGTGGTGCGTTTCG is part of the Fibrella aestuarina BUZ 2 genome and harbors:
- a CDS encoding TolC family protein, whose product is MRATYFSIFLAYLLSAWFIPTTRLIAQPAPADSVLTLARALELAAQTYPSIRGKRAEIEATRADLEARRASFLPAGAVQTQALYGTSNNVRGATFPNEGTTNNVASGIKPNGPTADAVWTSLGSLNVNWRAITFGRNKADLAVAQSAISRAEADYRQEMFVQQVRTADTYLMALILDQAVRVQQANLSRVQAFRQVMQANTRSGLRPGVDSALADAELAKARLLLLDSHRMAQQQRVLLGQLTGLPPSAQRLDTTTFRQPTMPILTYPANTLLSHPTLTYFQRQLDVDQAQILSIRKSILPALSLNGSFWARGSGIADNLSPEGNFVYNPSLGAGLPFRVANYFVGLSTVWRFTDWFRIRQETKAQTLRTLADQSRYDEQLLALRAQQQTADLQIQTAQEAARQSPVQLAAAQAAYGQAQARYGAGLANLYEFTQAFTLLNRAEIDQSVAINNVWRAYLLKAAAEGDMAPFLQLTTR
- a CDS encoding DUF4238 domain-containing protein, whose protein sequence is MKQEYSIKHPKQDQHKIPQVYLKQFGYVDQNNQWKVSVRNAGESFTRQKSIKSFTAITNIFDINSYDPIIQRIFEDQLNCRLEDGYLDIINDLESFEQLSEKSQAYILQLVANLMARSDYWRKIISALCDSPNKPRFLKFLTGHHCRNEQEYKNIHEQPFYKMLMQDASDKAVNRVLLFFMDHLMLRLWNYEIVIVQSQEDKPWFTSTNPVVVNHQVRHFELFPSSSEFYLPLSPKYLAYLHYPGSDDKANPLRALPANCIHVASDDQNWDIQQLIMRNQAEYVIIAGELTYRVDK